The Cryptomeria japonica chromosome 6, Sugi_1.0, whole genome shotgun sequence genomic interval ggtaccTTTCCAACCAACCAATTTTCTACTGAATCTATCCACAAGACTATTCCAAACCAGCTCTAAATTTTTCAAACCCAAAGGGAGACCAGGGTAGATAGAAGGAGGCTTACCAATTTGGCAACCAAGGATCTGAGCCATCCTCATTTGTCTGTCCTCtggggtgttgaagaagaaaatagagctttTCTCGCAATTGATAGTTTGACCCAAGGCTGAACTATAAGTGTTGAGAAGGTTCTTCAAATTGAACACTTCTTTGATAGTAGATGTACCCATTAAGATGGTATCATCAATAATTTGCTGATGGGTACAGGCTCTAAAACTAGAAGAGGGTGAGATACCACAAAGAAGCCCCAGAGAAACAAATTTGCTaataaatctacccagacattcaaccaaaatgatgaagagaataggtGATATGAGATCCCCCTACCTAATGTCCCTAGAAGTTTTGAAGAAGGGGGAAGGCACCCCattcacaataaaaaaaaaaagggggtcgaGATAAGTTGATCAATCATCTGAATAAACCTAGCACCAAAGCTAAAAGCACCAAGCACCTTACCCAAGAATCTCCAGTCCGCACGGTCATAAGCTTTTTACATATCCAGCTTCATAAGAAATTCTTTCTTATTCGAATCCTCCAGCgagtgaatgttttcatggatagcaatgatagagtcaaggatttgtctgcTAGGAACAAATCCACTCTATTGGGGCAAAATGATCAAAGGAAGGATCCATAGCAGTCTTCCTGTCGACACATTAGAGATTGTTATATAGAATGAGTTGCATATGCTTATCGATCGAAACTTACCCATAGAGTCAGCCCCCAGGCATTTGGGGATCAGAACCAAGAAAGTagcattgagttcctttaagataattctagccccaaaaaactcCTGCACACCTTTAACCACATAAAATTTGAGGATGTCCCAAAAGGTTTGAAAGAAGAACAACGAAAATCCATCTGGGCTCAGGGCTTTAttcccatcaaaagaaaaaaatgccTTTATAACTTCCTCCTCAGAAGGGATGGCCACCAAGGGCTTGTTCTAAACCTCATTAATGGTTGAAGGAATATTCTCAAGGAAGGCACTCTAGAGTGACCATCTAGACCAGAATTTGCCAATAGAAGATAGGTTAAAAAGTTCCTGGCTTCCTTCCCAATATCATCATCCTTCCTTGTTTCAGTTCCCCCAATTCTTAGCTTAGAGATTCTATTAGCAGCCTTGTGTTTCATTGCggtcatatggaagaatctagtgTTTTTGTCCCCACCTTTAAGCCATATAGATCTAGACCtttgtttgtagaattcttcttctcttctgataaTCTTATGGTACTTCACAAGCACTTCATTTTCCTCCTTGATTGATACTTCATTATATCCACTTGTTTGGATTTTATCCTACATTTCCTTGATTTTCAGCTGGGTTTTGGTCCTTGCAGCATACAGATCTCTGAAAACCCCCTTCttccattttttaatattgtcTTTCATGTTCCTTAATTTTTTAGCCATTCTATACATAGtagtacctttgacatcaatagaccaCCACATCTCAATGACCTTCACAAGGTTAGGGTGGTccaaccacatcctttcaaatatAAATGggaaatttcttttaacaatagtaTTATCAGCAACAAAAACCATAGGGAAGTGGTCATAACCAATCCTAGAGATTGCAGAGAGGGAGCACTGATATTGGTTAAACCATTCATTAGAAATAAGGGCCCTGTCAAGTTTGACTTGAATGAGATCTTCCCCCATCCTCATGTTCGTCCAAGTAAAATTAACTCCTTGGGGATCTATATCATGTAGACCTTGGTTGTTGATAAAGTTCAAAAGATCCATTTTACATTCTAGATGAGATGGGACACCTCCAAATTTCTCGTTGTCATGGAGAGGAGTGTTTAAATCCCCCATAAAAATCCACATATCCTCCTTGTAAAGAACCCGAATAGCTTCCAGCTTCTTCTAGAATTTTCTTCTACTAAGTttattattaggggcataaatattggtaAGTAGTAAAGAGGTACCATCCCCAATTTGATGAAACCTAATAAAATCCATATTTCTATCTTGCTTGACTAGCTCCCCAGAATCTCACCTAAGATTCTAGAATATGGCAATGCCCCCAGAAGAATCATTAGAGCTACCACCAAAAACTTCCCCATCCTTAAAAAGCCTAATCTTTTCTACtttctcttttgtcattttagtttcttggataataaCAATGTCTGGTTTATGTTCTCTGACTAAATTTCTAAGAACATCCtgtttatgtggactattcaatccatgaatattccatgaaataaattttattttctaactagggaacatacctcatggatggtcaatTGAGTGCCATCTGCTATATTCTTGCTTACCTCTTGATCTCTGATCTACCTTTCTTTTTTCCTTCTGGGAAGAGAGGGGTTAAAACCCATGTCATCTTTGCTCCAGTTTCTTGTGTTGACTGAGTTAGCCTGAGGGGTAGATTTAGGCCCTTTTTTACCGCCTCTTTTGATCTGCTACTTCATTTGTATGACAATCTTCCTCTTGAATATTCTGGGTGATTATCTTCTGGTCAATATCTTCAACCTAAGCCCACTTAACACTTATATTAAGCAGTGAGGTCATTGGTGATTGCTGGAAGGAGGATTTTACCATCTCCACTGATTGTTGTGATCTTGACAATGAGATTCCTCCAAAGATCAAACACTTATGGGCTTCTTTATAGTCACTACTAAGGCCATCTTTGGTGGTGTTATCCATAATGTGATTTGAATCTGATTCCTTATTGTCTTATAACACCACTTGTATTTCTCCATCTTCTAGGTTATCACTTCGTTGATCCTCCTGATTGATATCTTGTTGTTCTCTATTGTCTTTGCCTGTATGATCCTTTTTACCCTCTTCAAGCAAAGGtatttctaggttttccacattaatattctcttattgttctACCGTGTTAGGGATGATGACACTCTAGGCCTCTTTGATCCTTTTCTCCTTTTCAGATTCCTCAGGTTGCTTAATAGGGTTTTTTGCTTTCCATTGCattgccttttctttcttttctttctctttgacaACGTGAAGAGGGCATTTCCTTGCTGTATGTCCAGattttttgcaatgaaaacaagcAAAAGGGGCACTTTCATATTCCAATGGTTGGATCCATTTTCCCAATCTAGAGTTAATCTCAATGGATAGGGGCATATATGTGCCTTGTATAACTCCCACACAAATCTTGGCAAAAATAAGTCTTCTTCTAGCAGCTGTGATAGGATCCATAGAAAGGAGTTCATCGAAAGAACTAGCGATTCCTTTAAAAACATCTTCCACCCAGAACTCTAAGGGAAGGCCCGATAGTCTGACCCAGACTGGAGCTTGAACAAAAAAggattcatttaggtccatcttaggtGACCATTTTTGCAAAGTAAGCGTTGATTTACTAATCAGCCAAGGGCCACCACAGAGCACCCTTGACATGTCTTCCTTACAAGAGAAAGTCATTGACAACCCCCCTTTGGACATAGTAGTGATATCTACTTGACCTTTAAGTGCCCATTTGCATTTATTAAATGCCTTAACAATATCAATATTTGGCTTCGGGCCCAAAATTTTTCCAACCAGTGTCATTGCCATAAGGTTAATATTGTGCTCAATAACATGGTCCGGAATTTCAATAACAAATCTACCTTTTTTTGGGTCTGAGATATTACGAACTGGATGGAGCGAGAACTTTCCACTCGGTTTGACACCGAGTAGAGAAGTCCAAGACTGACTATTGTCCCTTCAAACAAGTTCCTTCCTAGGAATGTCTCCAGCACGTGATTCTCCATTTTCTCCATCAGAATCAATAGGCTTGTTGCTTGCTTGTGGGTCCCCATCCATTGGGTCCTTTCCATTAGACTTAGAGGAATCTGGGCAGTCCCGGGAATCATCCTTTACATTCTCCCCTTGGTTTGCCTGTCCATTGCAGGGTTTCCCGCCCTGCCCTGAATTCAAATGCAAAACATAATATGTTTTATGACATACTCATTTAACTATTGAGATAATTGATATGGTGATACCCAAGTGTTGAATCTTAACAAAAAGGTTAAGAGCTTTTAAGAGATTAACTAAAAACACAAATCAGAATACCC includes:
- the LOC131030121 gene encoding uncharacterized protein LOC131030121; amino-acid sequence: MTLVGKILGPKPNIDIVKAFNKCKWALKGQVDITTMSKGGLSMTFSCKEDMSRVLCGGPWLISKSTLTLQKWSPKMDLNESFFVQAPVWVRLSGLPLEFWVEDVFKGIASSFDELLSMDPITAARRRLIFAKICVGVIQGTYMPLSIEINSRLGKWIQPLEYESAPFACFHCKKSGHTARKCPLHVVKEKEKKEKAMQWKAKNPIKQPEESEKEKRIKEA